A window of the Thermogemmatispora onikobensis genome harbors these coding sequences:
- a CDS encoding ABC transporter ATP-binding protein produces the protein MNDLILTGEDATIISTSRLTKAFGNLVAVNDLNLRVMRGDVFGFLGPNGSGKTTTIRMLLGLIRPTAGRAFIFGMDNQYQLPRILRRIGAVVETPIFYPYLSGRDNLRILAAASDMARHPLNDRRIEEVLELVELRAQAGLAYQKYSLGMKQRLGIAAALLTDPELILLDEPTNGLDPVGMVEIRQLIVRLAQQGKTIFLSSHILHEVQQVCNRVAILHRGNLIKQGDVAALLRQSEHILIRMNSVAEAQAALQVLQEARERGATWIKAVVAATGAGPSEQPPAPGKASEARAREEAASMLRVEAPAERSAEINALLARRDLFAAEIHPHEGSLEEAFLELTAAAQFHGASASALGGLPAPVPPGSGRTMPGEGKRQ, from the coding sequence GTGAACGACCTCATTCTCACTGGAGAAGATGCCACCATCATCAGCACCAGCAGGCTAACCAAAGCCTTTGGCAACCTCGTGGCAGTCAATGACCTGAATCTGCGCGTGATGCGAGGCGACGTTTTTGGCTTCCTCGGCCCCAACGGCTCGGGGAAGACCACTACCATCCGCATGCTCTTGGGGCTGATCCGTCCCACAGCGGGGCGCGCCTTTATCTTTGGCATGGACAACCAATATCAGCTGCCGCGCATCCTGCGACGAATCGGCGCTGTCGTTGAAACACCCATCTTCTATCCCTATCTCTCTGGAAGAGACAACCTGCGCATTCTCGCCGCGGCCTCGGACATGGCCCGGCACCCTCTCAACGACAGGCGCATCGAAGAGGTCCTCGAACTGGTCGAGCTGCGTGCCCAGGCCGGGCTCGCCTATCAGAAATACTCGCTGGGAATGAAACAGCGGCTCGGCATCGCCGCAGCCCTCCTGACTGATCCCGAGTTAATCCTTCTGGATGAACCAACCAACGGATTGGACCCCGTTGGCATGGTTGAGATTCGCCAGCTCATCGTGCGCCTCGCCCAGCAAGGCAAGACCATCTTTCTCTCCAGCCACATTTTACACGAAGTTCAGCAGGTCTGTAACCGCGTAGCCATTCTGCACCGGGGCAATCTCATCAAGCAAGGGGACGTCGCCGCTCTCCTACGCCAGAGCGAGCACATTCTGATCCGTATGAACAGCGTCGCCGAGGCCCAGGCGGCCCTGCAAGTCTTGCAGGAAGCACGCGAGCGCGGGGCCACCTGGATCAAGGCCGTCGTCGCAGCGACGGGGGCCGGTCCCAGCGAGCAGCCACCAGCGCCAGGGAAAGCGAGCGAGGCCAGGGCCAGAGAAGAGGCAGCGTCAATGCTCCGTGTGGAGGCGCCCGCAGAGCGTTCTGCCGAGATCAATGCCTTACTGGCTCGCCGGGATCTCTTCGCGGCAGAGATCCATCCCCATGAAGGCAGCCTTGAAGAAGCGTTCCTAGAACTCACGGCAGCTGCTCAGTTCCACGGGGCTTCGGCCTCCGCCCTCGGTGGTCTTCCTGCTCCTGTTCCACCTGGAAGTGGAAGGACCATGCCGGGCGAAGGCAAGCGCCAGTAA